A window of the Fibrobacter sp. UWH6 genome harbors these coding sequences:
- a CDS encoding TIGR02171 family protein — protein MLRSLFLLALIFICSCTDTTSSESTFVEDSDIDGFILVRASGSDGFVGTDDNSAKANERPKMKTTFSYDFSMGRHEVTCGEFRKVMKEELGSKSPVQKCENDSLPIVNVTYFDAIVYANALSKKEKRDTAYTYTTKTFDSDGHCTSIINLALNTGANAYRLPTEAEWIFAANTSWDLNKSWNADNSDYKTHKVCKKASGSKDFCDMAGNVMEWVNDWLDYPQDTIMDNYVGPYEGNSLGERIVKGGSFRNPKSAISLFSRGDVYTVTSSTKADYVGFRLAFGKIPSPSWLNGSGLMTESNINMILSPDAIKKLTGTYKTKLVFRNDITERLVYIDYSLTKTKIVEFYDTVSAYHPDISPDGKYVAYCTKPEGVPGKSSIYVRELNSNNRTIHKLDVEAAAIPRWQVSSNGDTTIVYVTSQQSNKDEAQFKSNSTWQVSFRDETFGTPRKIIDGAYHGGVSVDRKIAVTGAQLLRTKFAYGRTRLTNSSKDSIWYNKEQACNVSLSKDSTRRTLFLDFASTTGKKFVGKSYHTHERMFIADSTGKLIKSVGAPSKKTFDHTEWVSKNFVIASLTNANEVHEKIALVNIKDSSTTELVEGDELWHPSMWFAARPVPDTTIDQDSAGTYLVANDVWSSVIMRYKMELLWRYIDSMEVALMGSSRTLYSLSPYLLKDDFFAVNLAHAPNSIYATKDYLNKYIYKNAKKLKYIVLSIDIDFWWKTDGKGSDNFFAVNAPNYPGYAYDANHDYWAKGIPAGLLDATENGLGVEDAHKYTTDKGRLLGIPCQSWGETAEVEADSTIFDKNPELLENSMKALKSILKTAASKKIKVVGVIFPQNPKYKKTGAFGRHGMKRSTAKEVISQIKNLTKEYPNFVLLDENKMGDHDYSNSLAYDNDHLCSEATYKITARVDSVLKTLK, from the coding sequence ATGTTGCGGTCTCTTTTTCTTCTGGCACTGATTTTTATCTGTAGCTGCACAGACACCACCTCATCTGAATCCACATTCGTAGAGGATTCAGACATTGACGGTTTTATTTTAGTTCGGGCATCAGGGTCAGACGGATTTGTAGGAACAGACGACAATTCCGCAAAGGCCAATGAACGCCCCAAAATGAAGACCACTTTCTCTTACGACTTTTCTATGGGAAGGCATGAAGTCACCTGCGGCGAATTCCGAAAAGTCATGAAGGAAGAACTGGGATCGAAGTCCCCTGTCCAGAAATGCGAAAATGATTCTCTCCCCATCGTGAACGTCACCTATTTCGACGCCATCGTCTATGCCAACGCCCTAAGCAAAAAGGAAAAACGGGATACGGCTTACACCTACACCACCAAGACCTTCGATAGCGATGGACACTGCACAAGCATTATAAATTTGGCATTGAACACCGGCGCAAACGCTTACCGCCTCCCCACCGAAGCCGAATGGATTTTTGCAGCAAACACCAGCTGGGATTTAAACAAATCCTGGAACGCCGACAATTCCGACTACAAGACTCACAAGGTCTGCAAGAAAGCCTCTGGCAGCAAGGATTTCTGCGACATGGCAGGCAATGTCATGGAATGGGTAAACGACTGGCTCGATTACCCGCAAGACACGATCATGGACAACTACGTCGGGCCTTACGAAGGCAATTCCCTTGGAGAACGCATCGTAAAGGGTGGCAGTTTTCGCAATCCCAAAAGCGCAATCAGCTTGTTCAGCCGCGGTGATGTCTACACAGTCACCTCTTCGACAAAAGCCGACTACGTCGGTTTCCGCCTCGCCTTCGGAAAGATTCCTTCGCCTTCCTGGCTAAACGGCAGCGGTCTCATGACCGAAAGCAACATCAACATGATCTTAAGCCCAGACGCAATTAAAAAGCTAACGGGAACCTACAAAACAAAACTCGTATTCCGCAACGACATTACAGAAAGACTGGTCTATATCGACTACTCCTTGACCAAGACCAAGATTGTGGAATTTTACGATACCGTTTCTGCCTATCATCCGGATATTTCCCCCGATGGGAAATACGTCGCCTACTGTACCAAGCCCGAAGGCGTTCCCGGAAAGTCTTCGATTTACGTAAGAGAGCTGAATTCCAACAACCGTACCATCCACAAATTAGACGTAGAAGCCGCTGCAATCCCCCGCTGGCAAGTATCCTCTAACGGCGATACGACTATCGTTTACGTTACCAGCCAACAAAGCAACAAGGACGAGGCACAATTCAAGTCTAATTCCACTTGGCAAGTTTCCTTTAGAGACGAGACTTTCGGCACACCCAGGAAAATCATAGACGGAGCCTACCACGGAGGCGTTAGCGTAGACCGAAAAATCGCCGTCACAGGGGCCCAGCTTTTACGAACGAAATTCGCCTACGGAAGAACTAGACTAACCAACTCTTCCAAGGATTCAATCTGGTACAACAAGGAACAGGCTTGCAACGTCAGCCTTTCTAAAGACAGCACCCGAAGAACCCTTTTCCTGGACTTCGCCTCGACCACCGGCAAAAAATTCGTTGGGAAGTCCTACCATACTCATGAAAGAATGTTCATCGCCGACAGCACCGGCAAACTGATAAAGAGCGTCGGAGCCCCCAGCAAGAAAACCTTCGATCACACCGAATGGGTTTCCAAGAATTTTGTAATTGCCTCCCTCACGAACGCAAACGAAGTACACGAAAAAATCGCCCTGGTCAATATCAAGGACAGCAGTACAACTGAACTTGTAGAAGGAGATGAACTTTGGCATCCCAGCATGTGGTTTGCTGCAAGACCAGTCCCAGATACTACAATTGACCAAGATAGCGCAGGAACCTACCTAGTAGCAAACGACGTCTGGTCCTCAGTCATCATGCGTTACAAAATGGAACTGCTCTGGAGGTACATCGACTCCATGGAAGTGGCCCTCATGGGATCATCACGTACCTTATATTCCTTAAGCCCATATCTGCTGAAAGACGATTTCTTCGCCGTAAACCTAGCCCACGCCCCCAATTCTATTTACGCCACCAAGGATTACCTCAATAAGTACATCTACAAGAATGCCAAGAAGCTAAAGTATATCGTACTTTCTATCGACATTGACTTCTGGTGGAAAACAGACGGAAAGGGCAGCGATAATTTCTTCGCCGTCAACGCTCCCAATTACCCCGGTTATGCGTACGATGCCAATCATGACTATTGGGCTAAAGGCATTCCCGCAGGTCTGTTAGACGCCACCGAAAACGGCCTCGGCGTAGAAGACGCTCACAAGTACACAACAGACAAGGGACGTCTTTTAGGAATCCCCTGTCAATCCTGGGGCGAAACCGCTGAAGTCGAAGCGGACTCCACGATTTTCGACAAGAATCCGGAGCTTCTGGAAAATTCGATGAAAGCCTTGAAGTCTATTCTCAAAACTGCCGCCAGCAAGAAAATCAAGGTCGTGGGAGTCATCTTCCCGCAGAATCCAAAGTACAAGAAGACAGGCGCTTTCGGAAGACACGGCATGAAAAGAAGCACAGCCAAGGAAGTCATCAGTCAAATCAAGAATCTGACCAAGGAATATCCGAACTTCGTCCTGCTTGACGAAAACAAGATGGGCGATCATGACTATTCCAACAGCCTGGCCTACGACAACGACCACCTCTGCAGCGAAGCCACCTACAAGATTACAGCCCGAGTGGATTCTGTACTGAAGACCCTAAAGTGA
- a CDS encoding VanZ family protein, with protein sequence MFESLFQKYPFFRKIPAILCMAIIFKLSSMTSAELEGLPHVWDKLAHTCEYATLAGCFCMWWTRGQWTAKTWFRVVIVMLLALAYGCTDEYHQRFVEGRSCDAMDLIADTLGGLIGGSVYVLIVKILNRYDPLPQTESDESPDSEESL encoded by the coding sequence ATGTTTGAATCCCTGTTTCAAAAATACCCTTTCTTTCGTAAGATTCCTGCAATCCTTTGCATGGCGATTATCTTTAAACTTTCGTCAATGACCTCGGCGGAACTGGAGGGGCTCCCTCATGTTTGGGACAAGTTGGCTCACACTTGTGAATATGCCACCTTGGCAGGGTGCTTTTGTATGTGGTGGACTCGTGGCCAATGGACGGCTAAAACCTGGTTTCGTGTTGTTATAGTAATGTTGCTGGCTCTTGCCTACGGTTGCACTGATGAATACCATCAGCGTTTTGTAGAAGGCCGTAGCTGCGATGCCATGGATCTGATTGCAGATACGCTTGGAGGTCTTATTGGCGGTTCCGTCTACGTTCTGATTGTGAAAATCCTGAACCGTTATGATCCGCTGCCCCAAACGGAATCCGATGAATCTCCGGATTCCGAAGAATCACTTTAG
- a CDS encoding class I SAM-dependent rRNA methyltransferase produces the protein MKAITLKAGREKSALRYHPWIFSGAIDEVTGDPQLGDVVEVYSYHSDFLGLAAYSPKSQIRGRFWTFGEKQNIDRDFFSDILDRAIAARKSRGFDIADKDVAFRLINAENDGIPGCIIDKYADIYSVEILAAGAEVNRKIIYELLAEKTGCRGIYERCDSDVRKKEGLPLRTGVVYGEVPDEPVVINENGILFPIDVKNGHKTGYYLDQRDARRRVGELAKGKKVLNCFCYTGGFGLYALRGGCEKVYQVDVSKDALALAKEGIMRNKLSTAHATHVEADVFQYLRKCRDRAETFDFIVLDPPKFVESKDNLQKGCRGYKDINLLAMKLLAEGGMLATFSCSGLMEMDLFQKIIADAAADAHRRVQIIERFGQPMDHPVNTAFPEGQYLKGLLVQVI, from the coding sequence ATGAAAGCAATTACCTTGAAAGCCGGACGCGAAAAGTCAGCCCTCCGTTACCATCCCTGGATTTTTAGCGGAGCTATCGACGAAGTGACAGGCGATCCCCAGTTGGGCGACGTCGTAGAAGTCTACAGCTACCATAGCGATTTTTTGGGCCTTGCCGCCTATTCCCCCAAGTCCCAGATTCGTGGTCGTTTCTGGACCTTTGGCGAAAAGCAGAACATCGACCGAGACTTCTTCAGCGACATTCTGGATCGAGCCATTGCCGCACGCAAGAGCCGCGGCTTCGACATCGCCGACAAGGACGTGGCATTCCGTCTGATTAACGCCGAAAACGACGGCATTCCCGGTTGCATTATCGACAAGTACGCCGACATCTACTCCGTAGAAATTCTGGCAGCCGGCGCCGAAGTGAACCGCAAGATTATTTACGAGCTGTTGGCCGAAAAGACTGGCTGCCGCGGCATCTATGAACGCTGCGATTCCGACGTCCGCAAGAAGGAAGGTCTTCCCCTCCGCACTGGCGTGGTCTACGGCGAAGTTCCCGATGAACCTGTAGTCATTAACGAAAACGGAATTCTCTTCCCCATCGACGTGAAGAACGGCCACAAGACCGGATACTATCTGGATCAGCGTGACGCCCGCCGTCGTGTTGGCGAACTGGCCAAGGGAAAGAAGGTGCTGAACTGCTTCTGTTATACAGGAGGCTTCGGCCTTTACGCCCTTCGCGGTGGCTGCGAAAAGGTTTATCAGGTAGACGTTTCCAAGGACGCTCTGGCTCTGGCCAAGGAAGGCATCATGCGCAACAAGCTTTCTACCGCCCACGCTACCCACGTAGAAGCAGACGTATTCCAGTATCTGCGTAAGTGCCGTGACCGCGCCGAGACCTTTGACTTTATCGTGCTGGACCCGCCCAAGTTCGTGGAATCCAAGGACAACTTGCAAAAGGGTTGCCGCGGGTACAAGGACATCAACCTGTTGGCCATGAAGCTTCTGGCCGAAGGCGGTATGCTGGCAACCTTCAGTTGTTCCGGCCTTATGGAAATGGACCTGTTCCAGAAGATTATCGCCGATGCCGCAGCCGATGCCCACCGTCGCGTACAAATTATCGAACGTTTCGGCCAGCCCATGGACCATCCGGTAAATACAGCCTTCCCCGAAGGACAATACCTTAAAGGTCTGCTGGTCCAGGTGATTTAA
- a CDS encoding family 16 glycosylhydrolase produces MKYSGVNLKALACVACAMTVVAVADPPANFSGWELVFEDNFDGNTLDTSKWNPTYNWGHTHNHRAYCDEANVIVKDGKLMLKAEAKKHPKAPASAKFDGKEIPVDYTSAAIDTRGHFEVKYGYIEGRFKAPKHKGTWPAFWTLQDGWPPEIDILEIPASRKQHHYYLHYTNPSWYNDHGSAWDHEASFGGHKDDNVDRSADFHTYAVEWDESNLNFYFDDKKFASYNRPTEIKQLSAQYIIVNLAVGGWAGNDIEVTANNPAYFEADWVRVWKAKPAKPDTVIFYNEAFKTCMQPSDEKKLVLGDCADEKSVAIIKPLGSANTFRVDFGDMTLEMPNETTDPGVTAGVYAWNGKNHQKVVFENQYSNQYRLKMLHSNHYLRSTSDGARVVQDWNDSWEWNQKWRIMKPSEYVAPGADTTAKDTVTQDTTKQDSTLSIGVRNLRVAGREIGNAYGSRIFRKNGMLYVEFGNGTGESKIFDLRGRKQ; encoded by the coding sequence ATGAAGTATTCTGGAGTGAACTTGAAGGCGCTGGCTTGCGTTGCCTGTGCTATGACTGTTGTAGCGGTGGCTGATCCCCCTGCAAATTTTAGCGGTTGGGAACTGGTCTTCGAAGACAACTTTGACGGCAACACTCTTGACACCAGCAAGTGGAATCCCACGTACAACTGGGGACACACTCACAATCACCGGGCCTATTGTGACGAGGCGAACGTTATCGTCAAGGATGGCAAGCTGATGCTTAAGGCCGAGGCGAAAAAACATCCCAAGGCTCCCGCATCCGCAAAGTTTGATGGCAAGGAGATTCCCGTAGACTATACTTCGGCGGCCATTGATACCCGCGGCCATTTCGAGGTGAAGTACGGCTACATCGAAGGCCGCTTCAAGGCTCCCAAGCACAAGGGAACCTGGCCTGCCTTCTGGACTTTGCAGGACGGCTGGCCTCCCGAAATCGATATCCTTGAAATTCCTGCATCCCGAAAGCAGCATCATTACTATTTGCATTATACAAACCCTAGCTGGTACAATGACCATGGTTCCGCCTGGGATCATGAGGCTTCTTTTGGCGGACACAAGGATGATAACGTAGACCGTTCCGCAGACTTCCACACCTATGCGGTGGAATGGGATGAGTCAAACTTGAACTTCTACTTTGATGACAAGAAGTTTGCCAGTTATAACCGCCCCACAGAAATCAAGCAGTTGTCGGCTCAGTACATTATTGTGAACCTGGCTGTGGGCGGATGGGCCGGAAACGACATCGAGGTGACCGCGAATAATCCGGCCTACTTTGAGGCGGACTGGGTTCGTGTGTGGAAGGCTAAGCCGGCAAAGCCTGATACGGTGATTTTCTACAATGAAGCCTTCAAGACTTGCATGCAGCCTAGTGACGAAAAGAAGTTGGTTCTAGGGGACTGCGCCGATGAAAAGTCTGTGGCCATTATCAAGCCGCTGGGTTCTGCCAATACCTTCCGTGTGGACTTTGGTGACATGACTTTGGAAATGCCTAACGAAACTACGGATCCTGGCGTTACTGCCGGTGTGTACGCCTGGAACGGCAAGAATCACCAGAAGGTTGTCTTTGAAAATCAGTACAGCAATCAGTACCGTCTGAAGATGCTCCATAGCAATCATTACCTGCGTTCAACCTCTGACGGTGCCCGCGTGGTGCAAGACTGGAACGATAGCTGGGAATGGAATCAGAAATGGCGCATCATGAAGCCTAGCGAATATGTGGCTCCCGGTGCCGACACAACGGCCAAGGATACAGTAACGCAGGATACCACGAAACAGGACTCCACGTTGTCTATCGGCGTTAGGAATCTTCGGGTAGCAGGTCGCGAAATTGGCAACGCGTATGGAAGCCGGATTTTCCGCAAGAACGGAATGCTTTACGTGGAATTTGGAAACGGAACCGGGGAATCGAAAATTTTCGATTTGAGAGGCCGCAAACAGTAA
- a CDS encoding lipopolysaccharide assembly protein LapB, translating into MNMKFSAFALACLVGFSFAADPRMEQGARFEAQGNFEMALGEYRSILAEQPKNAEAYFAAAEVRVKMKDYSGALANYRLAYKFDPAMSAAYEGAAKVYESLGQKAKAEAERAKDPKNNPAPAEEVAAPVEPAPAAEPVKVAEPAPVAVEAPKAEPVAEAKPEPKVEPKPEAKVEPKAEPVKVAAEPAKEETAQALPSDPFEKGKALYAEGNYADAAKAWREVLKKTPGHAGAYFYAGLTRFQLGEYEKAEFNLKKGLEYKEEGNDANYFLACVYQKMNKSDLEVKFLANYMKKAAPNGKYRKAAEERLAEIKAAKAEASKTEEKIATAEAVKQDVKAEKMDKSEKAVEASAPKAAEETEESDVAAAPSAVPTIANANLLFGAGSYEMALQMYKALLETEQNPEERYFTMLQLGNVYRELRDFHSAVTRYREVVQQFPDSDWATEAERALEDAVWLEKHAKELPRRVR; encoded by the coding sequence ATGAATATGAAATTTTCTGCATTTGCACTTGCTTGCCTAGTCGGATTTTCCTTTGCCGCTGATCCCCGAATGGAACAGGGCGCCCGCTTTGAAGCCCAGGGAAACTTCGAGATGGCTCTGGGTGAATACCGTTCTATTTTGGCTGAACAGCCCAAGAACGCCGAAGCCTATTTTGCCGCAGCAGAAGTCCGTGTTAAGATGAAGGACTATAGCGGTGCTTTGGCTAACTATCGACTGGCCTACAAGTTTGATCCCGCCATGAGTGCCGCCTATGAAGGTGCCGCCAAGGTTTATGAATCGTTGGGTCAGAAGGCTAAGGCCGAAGCCGAACGCGCCAAGGATCCCAAGAATAATCCCGCTCCTGCAGAAGAGGTTGCCGCTCCTGTTGAACCCGCTCCTGCCGCTGAACCGGTCAAGGTTGCCGAACCGGCACCTGTCGCTGTTGAAGCTCCCAAGGCAGAACCGGTGGCCGAAGCTAAGCCCGAACCGAAGGTTGAACCTAAGCCTGAAGCCAAGGTGGAACCCAAGGCTGAACCGGTCAAGGTTGCCGCTGAACCTGCCAAGGAAGAAACTGCTCAGGCACTTCCTTCCGATCCTTTTGAAAAGGGTAAGGCTCTGTATGCCGAAGGTAATTATGCCGATGCCGCCAAGGCTTGGCGCGAAGTGCTGAAGAAGACTCCTGGCCACGCCGGTGCTTATTTCTACGCTGGCTTGACCCGCTTCCAGCTGGGCGAATACGAAAAGGCCGAATTCAACTTGAAGAAGGGTCTGGAATATAAGGAAGAAGGCAATGATGCCAATTACTTCCTGGCTTGTGTCTATCAGAAGATGAACAAGTCTGACCTAGAAGTGAAGTTCCTGGCTAACTACATGAAGAAGGCTGCTCCTAACGGCAAGTACCGCAAGGCTGCCGAGGAACGTCTGGCTGAAATCAAGGCTGCAAAGGCTGAAGCTTCCAAGACCGAAGAAAAGATTGCAACTGCCGAAGCAGTAAAGCAGGATGTGAAGGCCGAAAAGATGGACAAGTCTGAAAAGGCTGTCGAGGCTTCTGCCCCTAAGGCTGCTGAAGAAACGGAAGAGTCCGATGTGGCTGCCGCACCTTCTGCTGTTCCGACCATTGCCAATGCCAACTTGCTCTTTGGCGCCGGCAGCTATGAAATGGCCCTGCAGATGTACAAGGCTTTGCTGGAAACGGAACAGAATCCTGAAGAACGCTACTTTACTATGCTCCAGCTTGGCAATGTCTACCGCGAACTCAGAGATTTCCACAGCGCTGTCACCCGCTACCGTGAAGTAGTCCAGCAGTTCCCGGATTCCGATTGGGCTACCGAAGCCGAACGTGCCTTGGAAGATGCCGTGTGGCTGGAAAAGCACGCCAAGGAATTGCCCCGCCGCGTTCGTTAA
- a CDS encoding GSCFA domain-containing protein has product MELQTRVEIPPSTVRIDYTRKLAFIGSCFAQNISEKFTRLKFRTLVNPFGIIYNPLSIEYMVERIVNGETYSARDVQEGNVFLDGENWNCWDFHGSFSAKDENSCIEGLNAAVLGAREYLKSADVVFITLGTAFVYFLKQTGNVVSNCHRRNADLFDRQLISVERAADALNSVVCNLRRLNPDVKEVFTVSPLRHLKDGAHGNNLSKSSLLLAVDQVVKANPQVEYFPSYEIVLDELRDYRFYDSDMIHLSEVAEDYIFERLQETYFDEAVRENVKRVEKFLKSANHRIVDAASSMNKAFALKHLDIAQDLEKRIPGLDLSAEKTYFLSL; this is encoded by the coding sequence ATGGAACTGCAAACTCGGGTAGAAATTCCTCCGTCGACGGTACGGATTGATTACACCAGGAAGCTTGCTTTCATAGGCTCTTGTTTTGCCCAGAACATTTCTGAAAAATTCACCCGTCTGAAATTCAGGACTCTGGTGAATCCCTTCGGGATCATCTACAATCCCCTTTCCATCGAATATATGGTGGAGCGCATTGTCAACGGCGAAACCTATTCGGCCCGGGATGTGCAGGAAGGGAATGTTTTCCTGGATGGTGAAAATTGGAACTGCTGGGACTTTCATGGTTCCTTTTCTGCGAAGGATGAAAATTCCTGTATCGAGGGGTTGAATGCTGCTGTTCTTGGTGCCCGCGAGTACCTGAAGTCTGCAGACGTGGTGTTTATAACTTTAGGCACCGCCTTTGTGTATTTCTTGAAGCAGACCGGGAACGTGGTTTCCAATTGCCATCGCCGAAACGCAGATCTGTTTGACCGTCAGTTGATTTCTGTAGAACGGGCTGCTGATGCGCTTAATTCTGTTGTCTGTAATTTGAGACGGTTGAATCCCGACGTGAAGGAGGTGTTTACCGTATCCCCCTTGAGGCACCTGAAGGATGGCGCTCACGGGAACAATCTTTCGAAGTCCTCCTTGCTGCTGGCCGTGGATCAGGTGGTGAAGGCGAATCCGCAGGTTGAATATTTCCCCAGTTACGAGATTGTGCTGGATGAATTGCGGGACTACCGCTTTTACGATTCCGACATGATCCACCTTTCCGAGGTGGCGGAAGATTACATCTTTGAACGCCTGCAGGAAACGTATTTTGACGAGGCTGTTCGGGAAAATGTCAAGCGGGTTGAAAAATTTTTGAAGTCCGCCAATCACAGAATCGTCGATGCGGCTTCTTCCATGAACAAGGCGTTTGCATTGAAACATCTGGACATTGCCCAGGATCTTGAAAAACGGATTCCCGGGCTGGACCTAAGTGCCGAAAAGACGTACTTCCTTTCGCTATAA